One stretch of Miscanthus floridulus cultivar M001 chromosome 18, ASM1932011v1, whole genome shotgun sequence DNA includes these proteins:
- the LOC136520337 gene encoding serine/threonine-protein phosphatase PP1-like: protein MDEAVIDDLIRRLLEARGGRTPRNAQVTDAEIRRLCAAAKDVFLQQPNLLELEAPIKICGDVHGQYSDLLRLFEYGGYPPDANYLFLGDYVDRGKQSIETICLLLAYKLKYPENFFLLRGNHECASINRIYGFFDECKRRFNVRIWKIFTECFNCLPVAALIDDKIFCMHGGLSPELKNMDQIRNISRPVDVPDVGLLCDLLWSDPEKELDGWGENDRGVSYTFGADIVAEFLQKHDLDLICRAHQVVEDGYEFFAKRQLVTIFSAPNYCGEFDNAGALMSIDDSLVCSFQILKPSEKKGKAGTSNMSKPGTPPRKIKISVTRI, encoded by the exons ATGGACGAGGCGGTGATCGACGACTTGATCCGGCGGCTCCTCGAGGCCCGCGGCGGGCGCACCCCGCGCAACGCGCAGGTGACCGACGCCGAGATCCGGCGCCTCTGCGCCGCTGCCAAGGATGTGTTCCTCCAACAACCCAACCTCCTGGAGCTCGAGGCGCCCATCAAGATATGCG GGGATGTCCATGGACAATATTCAGATCTTCTTCGATTATTTGAGTATGGTGGCTATCCACCAGACGCAAATTATCTGTTCTTGGGTGACTATGTTGATCGGGGGAAACAGAGCATAGAAACAATATGCCTTCTCTTGGCGTACAAGTTAAAGTACCCAGAAAACTTCTTCCTCCTCAGGGGAAACCATGAATGCGCCTCGATCAACCGGATATACGGGTTCTTTGATGAGTGTAAGAGGAGATTCAATGTCCGTATCTGGAAGATATTCACTGAGTGCTTTAACTGCCTCCCTGTGGCTGCGCTTATTGATGATAAGATCTTTTGCATGCATGGGGGGTTGTCTCCTGAACTTAAGAACATGGATCAGATACGTAACATTTCTCGTCCTGTGGATGTTCCTGACGTTGGTCTCCTTTGTGATTTGCTATGGTCGGACCCTGAGAAAGAGCTTGATGGGTGGGGTGAGAACGACAGGGGTGTTTCCTACACCTTTGGAGCTGACATAGTTGCCGAGTTTCTTCAGAAACATGATCTGGATTTGATCTGCAGGGCCCACCAG GTTGTGGAGGATGGGTATGAATTTTTTGCAAAACGACAGCTTGTAACAATATTCTCAGCACCAAATTACTGTGGAGAGTTTGACAATGCTGGTGCACTGATGAGCATTGATGACTCCCTAGTATGTTCGTTCCAGATCCTCAAGCCTtcagaaaagaaaggaaaagcaGGAACTTCCAACATGTCAAAACCCGGAACACCTCCCAGGAAGATAAAAATAAGTGTTACCCGAATTTAG